The genomic DNA ACTGTCTAGATGAGAGTTTGAGGAACGAGCAGGTAGTGGCAAGAAGTGTCCATGCAACTTGCCAACCTGCTCAGAGAGAGCTTAGACGTGGATTGTGATGAGGTTTGGGAGAACGAGCGCACACCGACACCCGTCAGGGTGTTCGGGGTGCGCCTGCATTCGATGGGGTTGTCGGTGCGGGAAGTCGTCGCTGTGCTGGACTTACTTGGCGTCGATCGGTCTCATGGAGCAGTCTGGAACTGGACGCACGATCTTGCGGAGAGCCAGGCGGACCCGCCGGCGGCAGCGCCGTCGCGGGTCGCCGTCGATGAGAAACAGATCGAGGTCGATGGCAAAAAGAAATGGCTGTACGCGGCGATCGATACGGAGTCGAAGCTCTTGCTCGAAATCGACGTATACAGCCGCCGCGGGACCGATCCCGCGGCGGCATTTTTGCGTCGGCTAACCGAGAAACACGACGTGTCAGACACTGAGTTTCTGGTTGATGGCGGTGGCTATCTGACTGCTCTCTTTCGCCACGATCTGAGCGGTCAGCTCAACTACACAGACCGGAACCACATCGAAAAATGGTTCCAGACTGTGTCGATGCGAATCGACCGCTTTCACTCGTTTTGGCGGGGCAGTCCAGCCAGTGCACGTCGCTGGCTCAGACGGTTTAGACACCACTACAACCACGATCGGCCGAATCAAGCACTCGATGGCCGAACGCCAGCCCAGGAGGTGCTGAACTAGACAGTGCCGAAGCACACGAAATGTACTCTCTAGCACCTAACCTACTAGTCTCCTTCCCTGTCTGAAAGCACACGAAATGTACTCTCTCACTGCAGCGTGAAGCAATATTCAGTGATACACTCTAGCACCTCGAGCGTCAACCTGCTTCTTTCCCTCCTTTAGACTATCGACTACAAAGACAGTTCACTCACCCCTAACACGCGTTTATATAGGTCGAAGTTATTCTCCGGGTATTGAGAGTCACAGTATCAGAAGCGTTCTCGAATACAGTATCTGAGCGCTGGCTGCATCTAACTCTCTTTCTAACCAATGGCGACAGAGAAAGACACCACGCCGACTACTGGAGAGACGACTGCACCATCCCAAAACTCGAGTCCGATTCCTGACGGAGACGATCCCAGCGACGCGAGTACCCAGTCACACATCACAGACGTAGATCCCACGACGCCTACACCCACATCCCTCGAGTCACGAACGTATATCGAAATCCGGCCATCGACAAAGCCACTCAACAGTGCAGCTGTCTCACAGGCAACGACAATTCTCTACGAGGGCCTCTACAACCTCTCAAACTCGAACACTTGGCCGTCCCTTCGAAAGAGAACCCAGCAACCGCTCATAGAGTGGCTGCTCGTTGCTGACGGCCAACCGGATACAAGCATCCGGTACCTTGTCGGGACGACACACGACGAATTCATCGACGAACTCGAGGCGATCCTTCGGACGGCGTTTCCAAATACGTACGAACTGACGCAAGTCGACTGGCATCCACGACAACTCCAACCGTCTCACACTCCCCCCACAGACAACGACGGTTCAACACCAGCCGCCGCTGACACGCCAAGTCAGCCATACGCCGCTGGCATCGAGTATCGCGGTGTAGCGAAAATCCGCCAGGATTGGCAAACCTCGCTCGCATCGTTCGAGGAACTCACCGACCGCTCTCGAAAGACACAACCAGAGAAACAGAAATCGAATTCCCGTCGTATCCCACTGGCGACGCTCGTCGAAACACTCTGTGACTCAGCAATCCCCGTCGTGTACCAAGTGACCTGCAGTCCGCTTGGCGATCAACGGGTAGACGCAGAAGGGTACCAATACGATCTCGAGCGCGCCCTCGTCACACCAGCCGATCGTCTCCTCAATTTCGTCTTCCCTCGATCGGAAGAGAAACTCGAGCCAGAAAACCTTGCTCGTCCATATCGTGATCGTCTCACCGAACTCGAAACGCGTGACCTTCGACGGACATTCTGTCTTTCGGCTCGAGCAGTGGCGCTCACAGATGACACGAACTCACAACAAGCCGAGACAGTCGCTCGAAGACTCACAAACGTGTTCGGCCATCTCAGTGGTTCTTTTCATTCGATCCGCGGACACCTCCTCACGGATGCTGACCTCCACGTAGGCTCACGTCCACCTGCAAGTCAACTCTTCGAGGACATCTGTCAACGACCCTATCCCGAACCAACATACGAAACGCTCGAAAGCCGTCTCCCATGGAAGCCACACGTGAGCGCGGGGATCGTCGTCGCACCAGACGAACTCCCAGGGTTCTGTCTGATCGACGGCGTTGGCCTCACATCATCCGGCCAACGAGCACTCGGGGCTCGACAATCCGAACGAACCGGCCTTTCTCTGCCATCTCCGGATCACCTCGCACAGTACACGGGAACCGGACAGACGCTCTGCATGCCGCTGACTGATGACCGCCAACCCTACCAAAACCCGTTCGTTCTTCCACCAACACTTCAGGATAGACATCTCTTCGTCATCGGCGATACAGGCTCCGGAAAATCCGTCCTCACGACTGGTGCAATGCTGTCGAACGTCGAGGCCACAGACGGCCCTGAGATCCTCTTCGATTACAAGGGAGGGGGAACCGCCGAGGAGTACCTCCAAGCCCACTATACAGCACACGATGGCCTCGAGGACGTCAGCTACTTCGACCTCACCGAAATACTTCCTGCGCTGTCGATTTTCGACATCAAGCCGCTACTCGATGCCGGGCTTTCACGAGAAGAAGCACGCTCGAGAATCGCAGGCCATTACGAAGAGATCCTCGCGGGGCTAATGGGCGAAGAACAGTACTATGGAGCGACGGAATCGACAAAGGCGATTCGCAATCACCTTCGAGCGTTGTACGATCCGATTCACGGTTCGGATGCGATTTCACACAAAGATCTCTACCGGGCGCTCCAGCGTACACTGAGCGATCAAACACCGCCACCGACTTCGGATGAACGACTCACCGAGTATTTCGCTGGATTGCTCGAGCGCGATCGAGACGTCTTCAACATGGTTCTCGGCGGCGCCGTGGCTCGAGTCGAACTCATCGCGACCGATGATCGACTTGCACCACTGTTCGATCACGTCCATCGTGCTCCTACAGATGAAGACGACACTGAGAGTGACGAAACAGAACCCCACTTCGATTTCACAGACGTCATCGACGACGATACGGTCGTCATCTTCGATTTCGGCGGGATGGAAGAGCGGATTAAACATGCACTTACGCTCGTCTTGCTCTCGAATCTGTGGATCGCGCTGAAAGCCCGTTCAGGAACCTCTCAAACGCAACAACAGCCACCTCGAGTCAATTTGTACCTCGAGGAGGCGAAAGACATCGCCGCGACGCAACTGGTCGATACCCTCCTCTCACAAGGGAGATCGTTTGGCCTCTCCCTCATGCTCGGTGTTCAATTCCCCGGCCAACTCGACTCTCCAGATCCGTCGAATCACACCTACGAAGAAGCGCTCAACGAGATCGGAACGTTCGTCGTCGGCAACGTCAGCATCGAAGACGACCTGGCGAAGGCGCTCGCGACCGACGACGTTCCACCAACGAAGGTTGCCAGGCGGCTTGCAGCAATTCGTCATGGCGAGTGGCTTGTCCGCCCTGCAGCCACATTTGGCACACCAGCTCCACGACCGTTTCTCGGACGGTCACTGCCCGCTCCCGATGGACACCCCGCAAGTGAGACACCACTTGGCGACGAGCAGTATCAGGCCTTCAACACAGCATTCGAACTCACCGCACTCGAGACATGGAACGAAGCCGGACTCAAATATGAAAGCAACCATCCAAGCACCGAGAGCGGATCGAGTGACGAGGACACAGCGGAAGAAGCGTCACTCCGGGTTGACTCACTACTGCCACACACGAAGCGACTCCCCGAGTACGTGAGCTACGACGAATCGATACATGCTCTCTGTTGTGGATCATGTGAGAACCGCTACGATCCGACTATCGAAGGAATGAAGCGGTCGATTGAATGCTGTCGTTCACTCACAGACGTCGAGCCTGCTGACATCCCTGTCTGTGATATCAATCTCAAGCTCACAGCCGAAGAGCGAGATCTTTCTGAATGGAGTGACCGACAACTGCTCTTCTTACAAACGGTGTACAACGCACAGCAACTCCGGTATGATACGCTCGAGTATGATCTGCTCCATGACTCGATGATCAGACTGCAGGAGTACGTCGGGATCGAAACCGACGAGATCGCCCCACTGCTCGAGGCCGACCTCCTTAGACACGATACGGATCACCCACACCGTCTCTACACCGTCTCGTCAGAAGGCCGGTCTACAATTGGTGAAAGCTATCGCAAAGGCGTCGATTATGGCCATGGAGTCGGTGATCTTGATGAATCCAGTGAACACGTCCTTGGAGTCGAAGTCACCCGGCAGCATCTCGAGGAGGCGTACGCGGAGGATCCCGAATCGGACGTCACCGAAGTCATTCCGTATTACGAACTCGACGACCAGCATCGACTCGACCTTGCAGGTGTGGATGCCGATGGCGAGATTATCGTCACAGCCGAGGTTGAACGTATCAACCACGACACCCGACGCGCGGTGCCCGCCGATTTCGACAAGATGGCTGCTTGTGAACCCGAGGCCGCACTCTGGGTCGTCATGAAACAGGCCGATGGCCACAAAATACTCTCTGCGCTCAACGACCCGCTCGAGGGGCCTCCTCGAGTCGAGAAGACGTATGCAAAGACCACGCCACCCCAACAATTCCGGATCGACACACCTGGGATGACGGCTGTCTATCCTGCAGAGTGGCTCCGGGATCGCTCGCCGGATCTCCCGTAGCTTACTGGGCAGGGAGAGGAGCTCTCCTTCTGTGGCGTCTCTCTCCGAGTGCGGATTGTATTCTCGTTTCTTACAGAATTCCGTGTCTGTTCTGCTCTCGACCCGCTCTGTTCATGTCACAGGAAAACGATCCAATCGTCATAATCGTCTCTGCCCTCCGCAAGTGTTGCTGTGGGGGTTTCTCGAGTGAGAACCTAGGACGGGGGATTGCTCGAGCAGTGGATTGGCTGTTGAGATAGTAGCTCGCACAAATCGGGCTCTCTTGCTCGGGTCAGGATTGGAATCGGCTAATGGCGGTACAGACTCACACTCCAATCGCATGAAAATCGGTCGAATAGGCCACCTCCTCGGGATTCCTTGTCTGGTTTTTCTCGAGACGCTGTACGTATTGGGGACTGCAGTCGCTTGATGAGTGAGGGCACTCCCACTGACTTCTCGAGTGGATGGTGGACATCGGCAGTTCAAACCGATAGACGGGAGCCGGTTATGAGGCTTCAGCCATTCCGTATCGGTCACATTTGCTA from Natrinema sp. HArc-T2 includes the following:
- a CDS encoding IS6 family transposase gives rise to the protein MQLANLLRESLDVDCDEVWENERTPTPVRVFGVRLHSMGLSVREVVAVLDLLGVDRSHGAVWNWTHDLAESQADPPAAAPSRVAVDEKQIEVDGKKKWLYAAIDTESKLLLEIDVYSRRGTDPAAAFLRRLTEKHDVSDTEFLVDGGGYLTALFRHDLSGQLNYTDRNHIEKWFQTVSMRIDRFHSFWRGSPASARRWLRRFRHHYNHDRPNQALDGRTPAQEVLN
- a CDS encoding ATP-binding protein translates to MSAGIVVAPDELPGFCLIDGVGLTSSGQRALGARQSERTGLSLPSPDHLAQYTGTGQTLCMPLTDDRQPYQNPFVLPPTLQDRHLFVIGDTGSGKSVLTTGAMLSNVEATDGPEILFDYKGGGTAEEYLQAHYTAHDGLEDVSYFDLTEILPALSIFDIKPLLDAGLSREEARSRIAGHYEEILAGLMGEEQYYGATESTKAIRNHLRALYDPIHGSDAISHKDLYRALQRTLSDQTPPPTSDERLTEYFAGLLERDRDVFNMVLGGAVARVELIATDDRLAPLFDHVHRAPTDEDDTESDETEPHFDFTDVIDDDTVVIFDFGGMEERIKHALTLVLLSNLWIALKARSGTSQTQQQPPRVNLYLEEAKDIAATQLVDTLLSQGRSFGLSLMLGVQFPGQLDSPDPSNHTYEEALNEIGTFVVGNVSIEDDLAKALATDDVPPTKVARRLAAIRHGEWLVRPAATFGTPAPRPFLGRSLPAPDGHPASETPLGDEQYQAFNTAFELTALETWNEAGLKYESNHPSTESGSSDEDTAEEASLRVDSLLPHTKRLPEYVSYDESIHALCCGSCENRYDPTIEGMKRSIECCRSLTDVEPADIPVCDINLKLTAEERDLSEWSDRQLLFLQTVYNAQQLRYDTLEYDLLHDSMIRLQEYVGIETDEIAPLLEADLLRHDTDHPHRLYTVSSEGRSTIGESYRKGVDYGHGVGDLDESSEHVLGVEVTRQHLEEAYAEDPESDVTEVIPYYELDDQHRLDLAGVDADGEIIVTAEVERINHDTRRAVPADFDKMAACEPEAALWVVMKQADGHKILSALNDPLEGPPRVEKTYAKTTPPQQFRIDTPGMTAVYPAEWLRDRSPDLP